The following proteins are encoded in a genomic region of Microcoleus sp. FACHB-68:
- a CDS encoding PadR family transcriptional regulator — protein sequence MRIDDVYKFFQEPRPIYLNKELTVCYVLSMLLRGDSYGTELIQKLEAEYPNYRLSDTVLYSALKFLEDEGAIEGYWKKVEGRGRPRRMYLVSAKWHSEAKKLAHLWQKYADGQM from the coding sequence ATGAGAATTGACGATGTCTATAAATTTTTTCAAGAGCCTCGCCCCATCTATTTGAATAAGGAACTCACGGTGTGTTATGTCTTATCCATGTTGCTGCGAGGCGACTCTTACGGGACAGAACTGATTCAAAAGCTAGAGGCGGAGTACCCAAATTACCGGCTGTCTGACACCGTACTTTACAGCGCTCTCAAATTTCTTGAAGACGAAGGGGCGATCGAAGGTTATTGGAAAAAAGTGGAAGGACGCGGACGCCCTAGGCGGATGTACTTAGTTTCTGCGAAGTGGCACTCTGAGGCCAAGAAATTAGCCCATCTTTGGCAGAAATACGCGGATGGGCAAATGTAA
- a CDS encoding BamA/TamA family outer membrane protein produces MSLRSVAILTLVTLAAGDLTQKADAWSFDLDNPRLNCLAKKQAISLRDTPAQNKIRPSCIEPLSDAQLLKPPAVVNDSSFSLAAGDILPPSPWLLKKAVGVNEPIVTDVKIRFLNQQGETIDENGQLVAGRTQADFILAELELQPGKVFREDVLEADLRRLRRMDLFNEVRVSRTQSAAGVELVYELKEGRSRSVTPSFGRDEDIGTYGALSYQDRNINGINQAFRARVQASDRDLQYSLRFIDPYRAVTPNRLGYRIEGFRQRGFSNTFNEGIDLPNGNSIREGRLGGSVALLKSFNQWDAALGLNYTRISIRDKNWNLAPVDEFGTPLSVSGTGIDELVTVSLGMVRDERNRRSYPSEGSLLSLSMEQSLPIGLGNIFLNRLKANYLQYVPLQLVSGGASADLPDELQEMFAFNLQAGTVIGDLPPAEAFNLGGLNSVRGYEFGDIGSGRSFVLGVMEYRFPIISPVGGVLFADFASDLGSGDTVLGEPGVLRNKPGSGFGYGFGLRVKSPLGLLRLDYGINERGESRIELTTGQRF; encoded by the coding sequence ATGAGTCTTCGTTCGGTTGCCATTTTGACTTTGGTGACGCTAGCTGCCGGTGATCTAACTCAAAAAGCTGATGCCTGGAGCTTTGATTTAGACAATCCCCGGCTTAACTGCCTAGCCAAGAAGCAGGCAATCTCGCTTCGGGATACACCGGCACAAAATAAAATACGCCCCTCTTGTATCGAACCCCTCTCAGATGCTCAGTTACTTAAGCCGCCGGCAGTAGTTAACGATAGTTCCTTCTCCCTCGCTGCCGGTGACATCCTCCCCCCTTCTCCTTGGCTGCTCAAAAAAGCCGTTGGGGTAAATGAGCCAATAGTTACAGATGTCAAGATCCGTTTTTTGAATCAACAGGGTGAGACGATTGATGAGAATGGTCAGTTAGTTGCCGGTCGTACCCAAGCGGATTTTATTCTTGCTGAGTTAGAACTCCAGCCCGGTAAGGTGTTTCGTGAAGATGTGCTGGAGGCAGACTTGCGCCGGCTTAGGCGTATGGATTTATTTAACGAGGTGAGGGTTTCTCGTACCCAGAGTGCTGCCGGTGTTGAGCTTGTCTATGAACTCAAAGAGGGCCGTTCCCGTTCCGTTACGCCGAGTTTTGGACGTGATGAGGATATTGGAACTTACGGAGCACTCAGCTATCAAGATAGAAATATTAATGGGATTAACCAGGCGTTTCGGGCGAGGGTGCAAGCAAGCGATCGAGACTTGCAGTATAGTTTGCGCTTTATCGATCCTTACCGCGCCGTGACGCCCAATCGTTTAGGTTACAGAATTGAAGGTTTTCGGCAGCGGGGCTTTTCCAACACATTTAATGAAGGCATTGACTTACCGAATGGTAACTCCATCCGAGAGGGGCGTCTTGGTGGCAGCGTGGCACTGCTGAAGTCTTTTAATCAATGGGATGCGGCACTGGGATTAAATTACACTCGCATTAGTATTCGCGATAAAAACTGGAATCTTGCGCCGGTGGATGAATTTGGTACTCCGCTAAGTGTTAGCGGCACCGGCATTGATGAGCTAGTGACAGTGTCTTTAGGGATGGTGAGAGACGAGCGAAACCGGCGATCTTATCCGTCTGAAGGCTCTCTGCTGAGTTTAAGTATGGAGCAGTCACTGCCAATTGGATTGGGGAATATTTTTCTCAACCGGCTCAAGGCGAATTATCTTCAGTATGTGCCGTTGCAGTTGGTTAGCGGGGGTGCGTCGGCAGATTTGCCAGACGAGTTACAAGAAATGTTTGCATTTAATTTGCAAGCCGGTACGGTAATTGGAGATTTGCCACCCGCTGAGGCATTTAATCTGGGTGGTTTAAATTCAGTACGGGGTTATGAGTTTGGCGATATCGGCAGCGGTCGTAGTTTTGTGTTAGGAGTTATGGAGTATCGTTTCCCAATTATTTCGCCGGTGGGGGGAGTTTTGTTTGCTGATTTTGCCTCTGATTTAGGTTCAGGTGATACAGTGTTGGGCGAGCCGGGTGTGTTGCGGAATAAGCCTGGAAGCGGTTTTGGATATGGGTTTGGCTTACGGGTAAAATCGCCTTTGGGATTGCTGCGGCTTGATTATGGAATTAACGAGCGCGGAGAAAGCCGAATTGAATTGACAACCGGGCAGCGGTTTTAA
- the psaC gene encoding photosystem I iron-sulfur center protein PsaC, with product MSHTVKIYDTCIGCTQCVRACPTDVLEMVPWDGCKAGQIASSPRTEDCVGCKRCETACPTDFLSIRVYLGAETTRSMGLAY from the coding sequence ATGTCTCATACAGTCAAAATCTACGATACCTGCATTGGCTGCACTCAGTGCGTCCGCGCTTGCCCTACAGACGTTTTGGAAATGGTGCCCTGGGATGGCTGCAAAGCCGGCCAGATCGCTTCATCTCCTCGGACTGAAGATTGTGTCGGTTGCAAACGTTGTGAAACGGCTTGCCCTACCGACTTTCTGAGCATCCGGGTTTACCTAGGGGCGGAAACAACTCGCAGCATGGGCTTGGCGTACTAA
- a CDS encoding exonuclease SbcCD subunit D produces the protein MRIIHTADWHLGRRLRGIDRTPEIAAALQQLLKQAIAEEVDAVLIAGDIFDVPNPPAYAERIAYRFFCDLQQAGIPAIAIAGNHDSHARIDSIAQLLSLAGVRALGKPRTAADGGSMTLNTKSGKLCVGAMPFASEQRLLDADALWHADDVERRQSYREIVAYLLEDLARDFRDNTVNVLMGHMSVDGARIAHSEVPYYTRDKYLLSSQALPAAAQYMALGHIHIHQRIAANSPAYYSGSLIQLDFGEAEQQKGFCLISLEPGSQPEVEFKPLLAHKPLKVIQCHIDALDETLEAHQYHPGYLKVIVQMESPSMGLADRVRQICPQALLVEPRYSEVPQERQKRAVNIDPNHFEPAEEFFNYYQSRLGLTPKSSVLEEFSNLYNKQKETNLSN, from the coding sequence ATGCGAATAATTCACACCGCTGACTGGCATCTTGGACGCCGGCTTAGAGGCATTGATCGCACTCCTGAAATTGCCGCCGCATTGCAACAACTTTTAAAACAGGCAATTGCGGAAGAGGTCGATGCTGTGCTAATTGCGGGAGATATTTTTGATGTCCCTAACCCGCCGGCGTATGCTGAACGAATTGCTTATCGATTTTTTTGTGATTTGCAACAAGCCGGCATTCCTGCAATTGCGATTGCCGGCAATCATGACAGTCACGCCCGGATTGACAGTATTGCTCAACTGCTTTCGCTTGCCGGTGTTCGCGCTTTAGGCAAACCTCGCACGGCTGCGGATGGCGGCAGCATGACGCTTAACACAAAGAGCGGTAAACTTTGTGTCGGAGCCATGCCGTTTGCTTCAGAACAAAGGCTGCTAGATGCAGATGCTTTATGGCACGCTGATGATGTGGAGCGACGCCAAAGTTATCGAGAAATTGTGGCATATCTCCTCGAAGATTTAGCCAGGGATTTTAGAGATAATACTGTTAACGTTCTGATGGGACACATGAGCGTTGATGGAGCCAGAATTGCCCATTCAGAAGTTCCGTATTACACGCGAGATAAATATCTTCTTTCATCACAAGCCTTGCCGGCAGCCGCTCAATACATGGCGCTTGGTCACATTCACATTCATCAGCGCATTGCAGCAAATTCACCGGCTTATTATTCCGGTTCTCTGATTCAATTAGATTTTGGAGAAGCTGAGCAGCAAAAAGGATTTTGTTTGATTTCGCTTGAGCCAGGATCGCAGCCAGAAGTGGAGTTTAAACCGTTATTAGCCCACAAGCCTTTAAAAGTGATTCAATGTCATATTGATGCGCTAGATGAGACGTTAGAAGCGCATCAATATCATCCGGGATATTTAAAGGTAATTGTCCAGATGGAGAGTCCTAGTATGGGACTGGCGGATCGCGTGCGCCAAATTTGCCCACAAGCGCTGTTAGTTGAACCTCGCTATTCAGAAGTGCCGCAAGAACGCCAGAAAAGAGCGGTTAATATTGACCCGAATCACTTTGAGCCGGCAGAGGAATTTTTCAACTATTATCAGAGCCGACTAGGTTTAACGCCTAAATCTTCAGTTTTGGAGGAATTTAGTAATTTATATAATAAGCAAAAAGAAACAAATCTGTCTAATTAA
- a CDS encoding PAS domain S-box protein: MYAPDNPEVFQRFLEHAPAAVAMLDRQMRYLLTSRRWLTDCGQGDQNIIGRSHYEFLPLFQKQDLSRWQDIYASCLAGSGEYREREYFTRSDGVSVWIEWQIQPWKTAAGEIGGLILSRSDITEHKQTEAELRQINEELEMRAEACATHLRHTTIALQAERVERQRIAEVHKVLQFSINRAADAVFWVTPEAQLFYVNDAACLSLGYSREELLSRSLQHINPDFPPYIWSEYWEEIKQLGSIRLESQHCTKDGHIFPVELTINYFKVNGHEYNCIFARDITERKQAEAELYQAKTAAEAANRARSSFLANMSHELRTPLTAIIGYSELLQEDAHELGLGQMDFIADLQTINTAGKQLLGVLSEILDFSKIESGQMELDLNTFDVAALIKEVENRVQPLLTANSNTLIVNCPNNMGTMHADWIKVRQILLNLLDNATKFTEHGSIILDVSREDDPEVQLLTSGANGKPASNTGTEGWIRFQVRDTGIGMTQEQLPTIFQAFTQADESTTRRYGGTGMGLAISRSFCQMMGGEIIVESELGAGSTFSVYLPVHVREEEKGSRG; the protein is encoded by the coding sequence ATGTACGCCCCAGACAATCCAGAGGTCTTCCAGCGGTTTTTGGAACACGCCCCTGCGGCGGTAGCAATGCTTGATCGCCAGATGCGCTACCTGCTGACTTCTCGCAGGTGGCTGACGGATTGCGGCCAGGGCGATCAGAATATTATTGGTCGCTCTCATTATGAGTTTCTGCCCCTATTTCAAAAACAGGATTTGTCTCGGTGGCAGGACATTTACGCTTCGTGTTTAGCAGGATCAGGAGAATACCGAGAACGAGAGTATTTCACCCGATCAGACGGTGTGTCGGTTTGGATCGAGTGGCAAATTCAACCTTGGAAAACAGCAGCCGGTGAAATTGGTGGCCTGATTTTGAGCCGGTCTGACATTACAGAACACAAACAAACCGAAGCCGAACTCAGACAAATCAATGAAGAGTTAGAAATGAGAGCGGAGGCGTGCGCCACCCATTTAAGACATACCACCATTGCTTTGCAGGCAGAGCGGGTAGAACGCCAGCGGATCGCAGAAGTTCACAAAGTCCTACAATTCTCCATCAATCGGGCAGCGGATGCTGTGTTTTGGGTCACACCAGAGGCGCAGTTATTTTACGTCAACGATGCCGCTTGCCTGTCGTTGGGCTACTCCCGCGAGGAGTTGCTCTCGCGCTCATTGCAGCACATCAACCCAGATTTTCCCCCTTATATCTGGTCGGAATATTGGGAAGAAATCAAGCAACTTGGCTCTATTCGCCTGGAATCTCAGCACTGTACTAAAGATGGCCACATTTTCCCTGTGGAGCTAACCATCAATTATTTTAAAGTCAATGGTCATGAGTACAATTGCATTTTTGCGCGGGACATCACCGAGCGCAAGCAAGCCGAGGCAGAATTGTACCAGGCCAAGACGGCAGCGGAAGCGGCTAATCGAGCCAGAAGTTCGTTTTTGGCAAATATGAGTCATGAACTCCGCACACCCTTGACGGCCATTATTGGCTACAGCGAACTGCTCCAAGAAGATGCCCACGAGTTAGGCTTGGGCCAGATGGATTTTATTGCTGACCTCCAGACTATTAATACAGCTGGCAAGCAATTACTGGGTGTGCTCAGCGAAATTCTCGACTTCTCGAAAATTGAATCGGGTCAAATGGAACTCGACCTCAATACGTTCGATGTAGCAGCCTTAATTAAGGAAGTGGAGAACCGGGTTCAACCGTTGCTCACTGCCAACAGCAACACGTTGATTGTAAATTGCCCCAATAATATGGGCACGATGCACGCTGATTGGATCAAGGTGCGGCAGATACTCTTAAACTTGCTGGACAACGCAACCAAATTTACAGAGCATGGCTCGATTATCCTTGATGTTTCCCGTGAAGACGATCCTGAGGTGCAATTGCTAACTTCTGGGGCAAATGGGAAACCGGCTTCTAACACCGGCACTGAGGGTTGGATCAGGTTTCAAGTCCGTGACACCGGCATTGGGATGACACAAGAACAACTGCCGACAATTTTTCAGGCATTCACCCAGGCAGATGAGTCTACGACGCGCCGCTACGGAGGCACCGGCATGGGACTAGCAATCAGCCGCAGTTTTTGTCAAATGATGGGCGGTGAAATTATCGTTGAAAGCGAGTTGGGAGCCGGTTCTACTTTCAGCGTTTATCTGCCGGTTCACGTCAGGGAGGAGGAAAAAGGGAGCCGGGGCTAG
- the asnS gene encoding asparagine--tRNA ligase produces MVTRRIAEILRNGQPDEPATIQGWVRTKRELKEFTFVEVNDGSSMANLQVVLNPDLPAYEESLKKLNTGASVEVTGSLVASPAKGQRIELKASELKVYGEADPETYPLQKKRHSFEFLRTIGHLRARTNTLGAVFRVRNACATAIHQFFQERGFLWVHTPIITASDCEGAGEMFSVTGLNLKQIPHTDQQEVDYTQDFFGKPAYLTVSGQLEAEVMAMAFSDVYTFGPTFRAENSNTSRHLAEFWMVEPEMAFCDLEGNMDLAEAFLKHIFKSVLENCPEDMEFFNQRIDNSVLATADNIINNQFERITYTDAIALLEKADRQFEYPATWGVDLQSEHERYLAEELFKKPTIVTDYPVGIKAFYMRLNDDEKTVRAMDVLAPKIGEIIGGSQREERLDILERRIQAQGMNPEELWWYLDLRRYGTVPHAGFGLGFERLVQFMTGMGNIRDVIPFPRAPLSIEF; encoded by the coding sequence ATGGTAACTCGACGCATTGCAGAAATATTGCGGAATGGCCAACCTGATGAGCCGGCAACCATTCAAGGTTGGGTACGCACCAAACGAGAATTGAAAGAATTCACCTTTGTCGAGGTCAATGATGGCTCGTCAATGGCCAACCTGCAAGTCGTACTCAATCCAGATTTGCCGGCTTATGAAGAAAGCCTCAAAAAGCTCAACACCGGCGCATCCGTAGAAGTCACCGGCAGCTTAGTCGCCTCCCCCGCCAAAGGACAGCGAATTGAGTTAAAAGCCTCAGAGCTCAAGGTTTATGGCGAAGCCGATCCCGAAACCTATCCCCTCCAGAAAAAACGCCACTCCTTTGAATTTCTGCGGACAATTGGCCATTTACGCGCACGCACCAACACCCTCGGTGCAGTTTTCCGAGTCCGCAATGCCTGTGCCACCGCCATTCACCAGTTTTTTCAAGAACGGGGTTTCCTGTGGGTGCACACGCCCATTATCACCGCCAGCGACTGCGAAGGTGCCGGTGAAATGTTTAGCGTCACCGGCTTAAACCTCAAGCAGATCCCCCACACCGATCAACAAGAAGTAGACTATACCCAAGACTTTTTTGGCAAGCCGGCTTATTTAACCGTCAGTGGACAGCTAGAAGCCGAAGTGATGGCAATGGCGTTTAGCGATGTCTACACCTTTGGCCCAACTTTCCGAGCGGAAAACTCCAACACCTCGCGGCACCTCGCAGAATTTTGGATGGTTGAGCCAGAAATGGCCTTCTGCGATCTCGAAGGAAATATGGATTTAGCCGAGGCGTTCCTGAAGCACATCTTCAAATCCGTGTTGGAAAATTGCCCTGAAGATATGGAGTTTTTCAACCAGCGAATTGATAATTCAGTTCTTGCCACTGCTGACAATATTATCAATAATCAGTTTGAGCGCATCACCTATACAGACGCGATCGCCTTACTGGAAAAAGCAGACCGGCAATTTGAGTATCCCGCCACCTGGGGTGTAGATTTGCAGTCAGAACACGAGCGCTATCTCGCTGAAGAATTATTCAAAAAACCGACAATTGTTACAGACTATCCAGTAGGCATCAAAGCGTTTTATATGCGTTTGAACGATGATGAGAAAACCGTTCGGGCAATGGATGTCCTCGCTCCCAAAATAGGAGAAATCATTGGCGGATCGCAGCGGGAAGAACGCCTAGACATTTTAGAACGACGCATTCAAGCTCAAGGCATGAATCCAGAAGAATTATGGTGGTATCTCGATCTGCGCCGGTATGGGACAGTGCCTCACGCCGGCTTTGGTTTGGGGTTTGAACGCTTGGTGCAATTTATGACCGGCATGGGCAATATCCGCGATGTAATTCCCTTCCCCAGAGCACCCTTAAGCATCGAGTTTTAA
- a CDS encoding SMC family ATPase, with protein MRPLELLLEGFTSFRREQRLDFSDLDLFAITGATGAGKSSLLDAMTYALYGTTARTGKQVSDLVSQGATNLKVQLRFAVGGSQYRVTRRWRYRASSPENKVLLEGWQNSEWETLGTSTVAVQKTLEQILGMDFDTFTRVIVLPQGKFDEFLKGDTAKRREILRSLAGFEIFERMRKEAAELAKLLKQEREMLERRLAELDAPALTEVDEKQAQLTLLEQEMPAFNQAVLNAQKALDESERIFTQITRFKELQQQLANLNIKSSEIAALQVRLERAQAASQLEKDWALVQEARASFTNAENIARTASVAFNQAQFKLSIQQQQLEEVRAHNEAVAPQLKAREDALAAAKAYEEQRTSLAKEVAMAQATLQEKNRQLQAAQKQIKAAETKVQNANLQMAESRALLSQHSPGGERLEQLNKVAPLLIEYQVIEQQVTTQQKQLEKINQDRETAEQTYKAADLNLIETQRDLQQIRAALEAAEQANAEAALRDRAAGLRMLLKPGDSCPVCGSEHPEIENLPPVPAVTVVDIAPLRGRETAAQRALLAAQMAATKAEAALEAHKQKALDLAQATAQTQRRIGALQEQISAVLGVEEWQAKELTREQEALQAGDVKYRQAEQQLQKASAEVESAQQTLQFAQQTEITAQTEYQTATAEVERRQQQLQSIAAKLYELTDNQPYETLASNLAQQQQELASRLKVAETTYQTAYNNFIQLEERAKQANVALERAGKKQEQLNAEWQEKLLIVNFTEETFLAAGAGTKEQSKWELAIREHRESKLQLETRIKDLTEVIGNRLTDEGEIAELSKMIAQYRTAKLAAEDNVKQAQNRRTELSTWIQVAEQKLEETERLLTEQSNLAEHEETYHTLAQNLKSNEFQAYILEHLEDELVTRATLLLRELTENRYALTIQDGEYWVEDNWNGGELRRVRTLSGGETFATSLSMALALSEKLSQGAQLGSLFLDEGFGTLDGETLETVTQILESLRQQSRLIGVITHVRALAERLPTQIKVYKSPQGSRIEVETQ; from the coding sequence ATGCGTCCCCTAGAACTTTTACTTGAAGGATTTACCAGCTTTCGCCGTGAACAACGTCTGGATTTTTCAGATCTAGATTTATTCGCAATCACCGGCGCAACAGGTGCCGGTAAATCTTCCTTGCTGGATGCCATGACTTACGCGCTTTATGGCACAACTGCCCGCACAGGAAAACAAGTTAGCGATTTAGTCAGTCAGGGAGCAACTAATTTAAAAGTTCAACTGCGTTTTGCAGTGGGTGGATCGCAATATCGAGTAACGCGCCGGTGGCGATATCGTGCGAGTTCTCCGGAAAATAAAGTGCTGTTGGAAGGGTGGCAAAATAGCGAATGGGAAACTTTAGGAACTAGCACGGTTGCTGTTCAAAAAACACTAGAACAGATTTTGGGGATGGATTTTGACACCTTCACACGGGTGATTGTCCTGCCACAAGGCAAGTTTGATGAATTTTTAAAAGGTGACACAGCAAAACGCCGGGAAATCTTGCGATCTTTGGCAGGATTTGAGATTTTTGAGCGGATGCGGAAGGAGGCGGCTGAGTTAGCAAAACTGCTGAAACAAGAGCGGGAAATGCTCGAACGCCGGCTTGCTGAATTGGATGCGCCGGCTCTTACGGAAGTGGATGAAAAGCAAGCACAACTCACCCTTCTAGAGCAAGAGATGCCGGCATTCAATCAAGCAGTTTTAAATGCTCAGAAAGCGCTTGATGAATCTGAGCGGATATTCACGCAAATCACCCGCTTCAAAGAGTTACAGCAGCAACTCGCTAATTTAAATATTAAATCCTCTGAAATAGCAGCCTTGCAAGTGCGCTTAGAGCGAGCGCAAGCTGCCAGTCAGTTAGAAAAAGATTGGGCTTTAGTCCAAGAGGCTCGTGCTTCATTTACAAATGCTGAAAATATTGCTCGCACTGCATCCGTTGCTTTCAATCAAGCACAATTTAAACTCAGCATTCAACAGCAGCAACTTGAGGAAGTCCGAGCGCATAATGAGGCAGTAGCTCCTCAACTAAAAGCCCGTGAAGATGCCCTTGCGGCTGCCAAAGCTTATGAGGAACAGCGCACTTCACTAGCCAAAGAAGTGGCGATGGCACAAGCAACGCTACAGGAAAAAAATCGTCAGTTACAAGCTGCTCAAAAACAGATAAAAGCGGCTGAAACTAAAGTTCAAAATGCTAACCTGCAAATGGCCGAATCGAGGGCATTACTGTCTCAGCACTCACCTGGAGGAGAACGGTTAGAACAGCTTAACAAGGTTGCTCCTTTATTGATAGAATATCAAGTGATAGAGCAACAAGTAACCACACAGCAAAAGCAGTTAGAAAAAATAAATCAAGATCGGGAAACTGCTGAGCAAACTTACAAAGCAGCCGATTTGAATCTGATAGAAACTCAACGGGATTTACAACAGATTCGGGCGGCGTTAGAAGCGGCTGAGCAGGCAAATGCTGAAGCGGCACTTCGAGATCGCGCTGCTGGCTTACGGATGTTGTTAAAACCGGGAGATTCTTGCCCCGTATGCGGAAGCGAACATCCGGAAATAGAGAATTTGCCGCCGGTGCCGGCAGTCACGGTTGTAGATATCGCCCCATTGCGAGGACGTGAAACTGCCGCTCAACGGGCACTGCTAGCGGCTCAGATGGCGGCAACGAAGGCGGAAGCAGCACTGGAGGCGCACAAGCAGAAAGCGCTGGATTTGGCTCAGGCAACGGCACAGACGCAGCGAAGGATCGGCGCATTACAGGAACAAATCAGTGCTGTGCTGGGGGTTGAGGAGTGGCAAGCTAAAGAGCTAACGCGGGAACAGGAGGCGCTTCAAGCCGGCGATGTAAAATACCGGCAAGCAGAGCAACAATTACAAAAAGCCTCTGCTGAAGTGGAATCGGCACAACAAACGCTACAGTTTGCCCAACAGACTGAGATTACGGCACAAACAGAATATCAAACCGCAACCGCAGAAGTCGAGCGCCGGCAGCAACAGTTACAATCCATTGCTGCCAAACTTTATGAACTAACAGACAATCAGCCTTACGAAACTTTGGCAAGTAATTTAGCACAGCAGCAGCAAGAATTGGCAAGCCGGTTGAAAGTCGCGGAAACTACCTATCAAACTGCTTATAACAATTTTATTCAATTAGAAGAAAGAGCCAAGCAAGCAAACGTTGCCCTTGAGCGAGCTGGTAAAAAACAAGAACAGTTAAATGCTGAGTGGCAAGAAAAACTTTTAATTGTTAATTTTACCGAAGAGACATTTTTAGCTGCCGGTGCCGGCACCAAAGAACAATCAAAATGGGAGCTTGCTATCCGTGAACATCGGGAATCTAAGCTTCAGTTAGAAACGCGAATTAAAGATTTAACTGAAGTTATCGGAAATCGGCTGACAGATGAAGGAGAAATCGCTGAGCTTTCCAAGATGATCGCGCAGTATCGAACAGCAAAGCTTGCAGCTGAAGATAACGTTAAACAAGCGCAAAACAGGCGAACAGAACTTTCAACTTGGATTCAAGTCGCCGAACAAAAACTAGAAGAAACTGAAAGGCTACTTACCGAGCAATCAAATTTAGCGGAACACGAAGAAACCTATCACACCCTCGCTCAAAATCTCAAATCTAATGAATTTCAAGCCTATATTTTGGAGCATTTAGAAGATGAGTTAGTGACTCGCGCCACACTTTTGCTACGGGAACTCACAGAAAACCGTTACGCCCTAACGATTCAAGATGGAGAATATTGGGTAGAAGATAACTGGAATGGCGGTGAACTCAGGCGCGTGCGAACCCTTTCTGGCGGTGAAACCTTTGCCACTTCTTTATCAATGGCGCTGGCTTTATCAGAAAAGTTATCCCAAGGGGCGCAGCTAGGCAGTCTGTTTCTGGATGAGGGATTTGGGACTTTAGATGGAGAAACTTTGGAAACTGTTACGCAAATTTTAGAATCTTTGCGGCAGCAATCGCGGTTAATTGGAGTGATTACCCATGTTCGAGCCTTGGCAGAAAGATTGCCCACTCAAATCAAGGTTTACAAGTCCCCGCAAGGCTCTCGAATTGAAGTTGAGACACAATAA
- a CDS encoding cofactor assembly of complex C subunit B codes for MNPPILSSTFLLTLLLAVGLFFFIRASVKDRTEEVKLFSEQAEDSLLSELRQYFSQRAYRVATVDAAQNQVTFEGYVRPSWFLAIFLTLLAAVGILCLALILSVVFPQIGRVFLGLLLLAPASGFFYWQKAGRTEKVSVKVETAAGVEPGMQSAIAIKAHRDEIAEMQRALPLKIGRD; via the coding sequence ATGAATCCTCCGATTCTTTCATCGACATTCCTGCTGACATTGCTGTTGGCAGTTGGTTTGTTTTTCTTTATTCGAGCCTCTGTCAAAGACAGAACCGAGGAAGTCAAACTCTTTTCTGAGCAAGCAGAAGACTCTCTTTTAAGCGAATTGCGGCAGTATTTCTCCCAACGCGCCTACCGAGTTGCGACAGTGGATGCGGCACAGAACCAAGTCACGTTTGAAGGATATGTCCGTCCGAGTTGGTTTTTGGCCATCTTTTTAACGCTGCTGGCGGCAGTTGGCATTCTCTGTCTAGCGCTGATTTTGTCGGTGGTGTTTCCCCAGATCGGGCGCGTCTTTCTAGGATTGCTGCTTCTGGCACCGGCATCTGGATTTTTTTACTGGCAAAAAGCTGGGCGCACAGAGAAAGTGTCTGTGAAAGTTGAAACGGCTGCCGGTGTTGAACCGGGGATGCAAAGCGCGATCGCAATCAAAGCGCATCGAGATGAAATTGCCGAAATGCAGCGGGCTTTGCCTTTAAAAATCGGTCGGGATTAA
- a CDS encoding DUF2203 domain-containing protein, translating into MNSTPEPSSSDPAHPASSNPEEQDFEQALLETESYLQALKERYQQIQQDRSRQAELQERQKQVKKELRQTRSRQLQDELRRIQEELETIELNLESSLFTWGSLKEPFWQAVRFGGLGIVVGWILKSCTG; encoded by the coding sequence ATGAACTCCACTCCTGAACCCTCCTCCAGTGATCCCGCTCATCCCGCCTCAAGCAACCCAGAGGAGCAAGACTTTGAGCAAGCGCTGTTAGAAACTGAGAGCTATCTTCAAGCGCTCAAAGAACGTTATCAGCAAATTCAGCAAGATCGTAGCCGGCAGGCAGAACTTCAGGAACGCCAAAAGCAAGTGAAGAAAGAACTGCGGCAAACTCGCAGCCGGCAACTGCAAGACGAATTGCGGCGAATTCAAGAAGAATTAGAAACCATAGAACTTAATTTAGAAAGCAGCCTGTTCACTTGGGGTAGCCTCAAAGAACCCTTTTGGCAAGCCGTGCGCTTCGGAGGACTCGGCATTGTTGTAGGCTGGATATTAAAATCTTGTACGGGATAG